The sequence TGATGGCTTTACATATCTCGATCCCGCACAATTTCATGAATACTTTGCTGCGGACTTGCCTGCACAGCAGGCCGAGTTCATGGCACATTCGCAGGTCCTCAACTTTGCTGAGAACTTTAAGGCCGTCATCAAAACAGCTGCATGGCGCAGCAAGCCGAGTTGGATGATCGTAGCGACCAAGGATAGGACGATCAATCCCGAGTTGGAGCGATGGTATGCTGCGCGCGCCAAGAGTCACACCACAGAGATTGTAGGTGCGAGCCACTCGGTATACGCCTCGCGTCCGAAGGAAGTTGCGGCGGTCATCGAAGAAGCTGCAGCGCACGCACAGTAGCCATCCGACTTTAGACTCCTGCTTTGGCGCGGTACCGGATCGTAACTCTCGGTACTGTGCCGAGCACCAACCCGTAGCTTAAGGCGAGAGAAGACGTCTCAGCGCTCGAATCGCGAAGGAGATTATTTCGTATGTGGACGACACGGCCCAACACGTCAAAGGCGGCAATTCATTGTGCCGTTCTGCTTTGTCTCTCCGCTCAACCTTGCCTCCAAGCACAACAGTCGGGAACTTCCAACGACGGTGTCACTCTTCCAACACTTCCCGAGGTGCATGGACCCTTTGTTCTATATGCGGTGAACGATCCGACGAGTGGGAAGGGAGCATTTTCCTTTGAAGGTCACAACATTCCTCCAGTCATCCGGGTGGAGCCAGGCGGGAACATCCGCGTGGAGTACGTCAATCAGATGTCAACGAAATCCACGGAGTTATGTGTCGACGGCCCCTGCATGAACATGACAAACCTGCATTTCCATGGGCTTCACGTCTCGCCGCATTCTCCTCAAGACGATGTTCTTTCAATGATGGCCATGCCTGGTCAATCGCTGCACTACATGGTCGACATCCCCCAGAATCAACCTCCCGGGTTGTATTGGTATCATACCCATCCCCATGGGGAGAGCTATCAGCAGGATCTCGATGGGATGTCAGGAGCCATTGTCATTGATGGCATCGACCGATATGCCCCTGAGGTGCGCTCGATGAGGGAGCGCATTCTCATCCTTCGTGATGCGGAATTGCGCGAGAACGACGCAACGTCTTCCTATCTGAAGGAGCGGGTACAACTCTCTCCGACAGCCTGTGGCGCGGCCGCTGGCGACCCCCAACGGATCTTCACTGTGAATGGTGTGGTCCGACCGCAGATAGGCATTGGACCCGGAGAGAAACAGTTCTGGCGTATCGTCAACGCATCTCCCGACTTCTATGCCGACCTGGAGATCGACTCAGAACAATTGACGGTAGTAGCGCTGGATGGAATGCCGCTCGGCTATCACGACCCCAATCGCCGAACTGAGTCATTGCGGCATGTTCTAGTCGCGCCGGCGGGACGCGTTGAAGCGATTGTTACCGGACCGAAGCCAGGCGTGCACGCTTCGCTCAGGACACGTTGCGTCGACACAGGGAGCGATGGTGACCCAAATCCTGCGATGGTCGTCGCAGATCTCAGCGCAACGGACGCAACAACAGATCAGTTTCCCTCGGTAACTCCCCATACAAGCAAGGCTGTGTATAAGACGCTTTCTCCTACCCTAGTGCGGACGCTGGAGAGCAGCACGCCCGAGTTCATCGTGACGTTCTCCGAAGATGTGCATGGTTTCTACGTGAACGATAAGAGGTACTCGCCGAGCGACGGACCCTTGCTCACTGTGAAGGTTGGGCATTACGTACATTGGCGTGTCGTCAATCACTCCCATGAAATTCACCCGTTTCATATCCATCAGGTGCATTTTCTCGTTTTCCAAGAGGACGGTAAGAAGACGGCACAGCCTGAGTGGCTAGACACAGTAAACGTCACGCCGGAGGGCTCTGTTGATCTGATTATGGATTTTACCGATCCGCTTATCCGCGGGATGTCTGTCTTTCATTGCCACTTGTTGAAACACGAAGACAAGGGAATGATGGCCAAGATTCTCTTTCAATAATTTGATTTACTAAACCGGCTTTCGGCATATACATGCAATACGGAGATCGCTCATGAAACAGACCTCGTTTTGTAAGCTAATATTGCCAGCCCTGGGGATTGCACTGATGATCTTCGTTGGCTTGCAGTTTATGCGGCCAAAGCTAAGTAATCCTCCAGTAACAGCTGAGATCGTGGCACCACCCGAGGTTAAAGCGATCTTTAAGCACTCGTGCTATAGCTGCCACTCGAACGAAACAAGACTGCTGTGGTTCGATCAAATGGTGCCGGCCTACTGGATTGTTTCCAGCGATGTCCAACGCGCACGTGCGCATCTGAACTTCTCCGAGATTGCGGCACTCCCGGAAGAACAGCAGCGATTAGCTCTATTCGATGCCTTTAATCAAATTCGACTTGGCGCGATGCCACTTCCTTCCTATCGAATGGTGCATCCGAACTCCACGGTCACTCCTGAGCAACTGGACATTCTGCGCAAATACTCGACGACTCTATCAGAGGATCCTCAAATAGCCACGTCATCTCAAGTTGATGCAGCGGAGCGCGAATATGTTCGTTGGGTAGATGGAAGTGAAGCCATTCACACCGTACAAAGTACACCTGACGGCATTCCATTCCATCCCGAATACAAGACGTGGAAGCAGATTGGCAGCACCGAACGCGTCGAGAATCACACCATACGTGTTGTTCTGGGCAACGATCTTGCGGTAAGGGCGATCGCTGACAACCATATCAATCCGTGGCCGGATGGAGCCATGATCGGAAAGGTCACCTGGCATGAAAAGCGGGACCAAACCGGAATGATCGGGCCCGGACAGTTCGTCCAAGTGGAGCTCATGATTCGCGACAGTAAAAGGTATCAAACTACGGCAGGTTGGGGCTGGGGAAGATGGATCGGTACCGATCTGAAGCCCGATGGGCATACGGCGGACTTCGCAAGCACTCACTGCGTTGACTGTCATCACGCGGTCAGACGCAATGACTATGTCTTTACGATGCCGATAAATGCACGGCAAGGAGGTGCGAAGTGACTACCGTTCGCTTACTTGGGGCGATCATGTTGATATTCTTGACTGCATGCTCGCAGCCAAGTGCTCGTATACAAACCAGACTCAATCGTGACGCCGAGTTATCGGGAGAGCTTCCATACAACCCTCTCACCTGGGAAGTCATATCATCCACCCTCAACCCCGTTGACCATACATTGGCAACCATCTCCGGCAATGAGCAGGCTATCGCATATGCGCGGCATCATGCTTCGAGTGACTATCCGGCAGGATCCGTTCTAGCCGTCGTCACTTGGGGTCAGCAGGATGACCCTCGATGGTTCGGTGGAAAGATACCCGGAGGTGTCCGATCCGTTGAGTTCCTAGAAGTGCAAACAGCTGCTGATAGTGGGCATAATTACTTATACTCCTTGTATAGCGGCACACCGTTGAGAAAGTCGGTCTCTATTGCGGAGAAAGCACCCACAACCCGTGCGTCTTACCTTTTGGCGCAGAAAGCGGCAATAATGCCGTAAAGCGTGTAGGAAGTCGTTGACAGCAATCTTCTACAGATTCGTGAAAACTATCGTTCGAGCAACGGTCACAAAGAATGTTCGTCACCTAAGCGGGGCTGTTTACCCGGCCCATGGTGACGCGCGATGTTCTATTGATTCGGCCTAACTCTGTCAGAGCGAAGGATCTGAAGTTCTCGACGATGGGTCGTCGGTTTCTCTTACTTACGGCGAGGCCGATCTCTGACAGCGGTATCACGTCGGCAATCTCACAAGCAGCAACGGCCGCGCCACTATGCTTGACCGCGGACGCTGGCAATATAGAAATGCCCATTCCGGAAGCGACCAATGAGATCAGCGTCTGCATCTGTCCTGTAGTGTGACGGACGTTGGGAACAACACCGGCATCACGCATCATTCCAAAGATCAGGTCATGGCAATCAGGAGCAGCTGTTCGTTCGAGCATTACGAATTCCTCAGCAGCTACCTCACGTACTTGCACGTTCTCTTTGCCTGCCAGCCAATGGGATGCGGGTACCACGAACACAAATGGTTCACGATGAATTGGATCGACTTCAAGATCGCAATGCTCTCCAATTGGCAGGCGAATAAATCCAACGTCCAGCGAACCTGCGTCCAGCATCTGAATCTGACTCAGCGTGTGGATATTGTGGAGAGAGAACTCTGCCTCTGGATTCGAATCCCCGAAGTGGCGAATGAGATTGGGCATGATTTCGTTACCGGCAGTTGGGATGAGGCCTACTCGCAGCCAACCGACTTTGCGGTTCTCTGCTAAGCGCGCGCGACGTACGGCCTGCTCAACCTGCGCTATCGCAGCGATGGCATGCTCGCGAAAAGCCAAACCAGCAGCGGTAACTTTTGTTCCCCGTCGGTTTCGCTCTAAGAGTTTGACGCCGACCTCCTCTTCAAGTGCTTGAATTTGGAGGGTCAGAGCAGGTTGACTGAGATGAATTAGAGTTGCCGAGCGGCCGAAGTGCAGGGTCTCAGCAATCGAGAGAAAGGATTTGATCTGTTGGAGTAACATCTCCTTAGACGCTCCTCCAAGCCGAACCGTCCGCCCAGGCGCCGTGGACGAGAACGATAGTTTTCGCTTCGGAATGCTGTAGCGGTACGTTTGGTGTGCTCGACACGACGGCAGCACACAACTTTGTGGTAAATACGGCGAATTGATTGAACATACTGAACTCCTGTTCCCTGTTCCGTTGAGTTCTGCGGTGCGTATCAAAGACTAAGAACCGTCACGGCCGGTGAGGCTCTCCTCTATCTAACCCACCTCTTCAAGCAAACCTCGGCTGACTTGGCTTGAGACATTTCGGTGAGCCCTTAATACTCGGCTCTTCAGCGCGGGGACAGTGATACCCAACTCATCGGCTGCTCCCCGAACTGCCTCACAACACTTGAAGGCAGTGCCGGCTGTGGCCAAACCGAGCGGCATAAGCGAACTTCACTGACTTCGCAACGCATCCGAGCAGCGGTACTACGTCACCGGAAAGACCTTTATGGAAACGGCTACCGTCTAGTCGGATGATGTAGGCGATACGACGATCAAATCTTCTAAATCTGGTGATCTGTTCTTCGTAAGACTGAGCGTGAACACCGCCCCTTTTGGATTCGATTCCTCAAGGCAGACGCTGCCACCGTGTTCTTCAGCGATTCGACGAGCCAGGGTGAGTCCAAGGCCTGTGCCGTTGGGTTTTCCCGCAGTCACGAACGGATCGAACAACGTACTTCGGACAGAAGCAGGTATACCGGGACCGTTGTCCAGAATTGTGACGTAAATTCGATCATCGACTTCGGCAAGGCAGATATTGACCTCAGGCACGTCTGTTGAACTTGTAGCGGCCTGGCAGGCATTGAGTAGCAAGTTAAAGATGGCGCTCTGAAGATTCAGCGCATCGATGTCTGCTTCTGCCGACGGTAGTCTCCCGACTGTTATGGATACATCCCGCCCGTCTGGATGAAACTTCACTGCCGCGACGGCTTTTTCAACTACCAGAGAGACACACGTACGGACACGAGGATTATTCCGTCCGGTACAGCCAAATTGCAGTAGTGAATCAAGGAGCTCCGTCATCGTGAGCACTGCTTTCTGAATTTCGAGTACCAGATCAGCCCGCTCGCGGATACACATGTCGTGACGCTCGAGAAATTCTGCGTTCGCATAGATCGCCGTGAGCGAGTGACGCATATCATGGGATAGAGAGCATACCATTCTGCCGATTGCTGACATCCTTTCGGTCTCTGTTAGTCGGCTTTGTGCGCATCGCGTTCGTTCATTTTGCAAATCCAGACCAACGCCTTGATCAAACAAGAAGATATCGGCGCGGCCTGAACCCCTTGGTTTCCTAAGTTGTGGTCTCACGGTTCCCTCTATGGTCTGGAGACATCGAACAATTAGAGCCTGCAACTTCCATTGTGGTTTCCGGCTCGCGCGGCATACGTAGCCACACTCTTCACTTGGCTGCTACTTCTTCGTTTAAGGAGGCGTTCACGGCTGTTGAAAAACAGTCAGCGTTCTCGGACCAATTTCACAACGCAGGCACAAAACGCTTCCTGTAAGGTGTCTTCAGCATCCGCAAAGTCGCGTGTAATCCGTAGAACCGTTTGAAGAATCTGCTTTGAATGCTGGCGGCACAACTCTGCATATGCCTGGTGATCTCTGTCTTTGGCAGCGGCAACCAAGTACATATCGCTGATGTCAGTTGTGATTTCAATAGGTGGCTCTTCTGCAGCGTAAGTCAGCATGTGCATAGTGTTGGCTCCGATACGCTTATGTCAAAGCCGAAGAAGTTGATATGCCCATCGACGGCGTTCTACGTTTAGTTGAGTGCGCAGATTAGGACTACTGTTCTATGCCTTCGGGTGACCAGGTGGGACTTGCGCCCACTGTTGACAAGCGCGTTTCACGGCGTACAAAACGGTAGTCCTAGGTTGACTGTGCTGTGCTCCGGTAGTTTCGGCACCAATAAGGGATTCGGAGCTTTAGGGCCATTCTGACAAGATCAGCTACGGATTCGGCTTCCATCTTTCGCATGACTTGGCCCCGATGGACTTGCAGAGTGATCGTTGAGATGCCGAGAATGGCGGCTGCTTGTTTATTCAGCAGGCCTCCGACGATTAGCGGGACGACGTCCCGCTCCCTTGGCGATAGAAGCGAGTAGCGATATTGGAGCTTCTCCACTTCGGCCTTTTTCAGCCGCAGCTTTCGGTTCTGAGCCAAGGCTTCGCGGACTGCTTCGACAACCACTGCTAGGTCCACAGGCTTCGTAAGAACCTCAATCGCCCCCATCTTCATGGCGCGCACGGCAGCGCGTATATCGGGATTACCTGACATGAATATGATTGGAGGGCCCATCTCCCAGCAAATTCGATGATGCCGGCTAGTGCGACTGTCATCTGACAACCGCAGATCGACAATCAGGCAGCCGGCCTCTCCCGGCTTTCCGTTTGCAAAACAATCTGCGGACGAATCGAAACAGATAACTTCCATATCGTGCGAGGCCAACAATTGTGAGAGTGTTTTGCGAAATGGTAAATCCTCATCAATGACATAGATTTTCTCCGTTAATTGGACGGCGAGGTATCCATTAGAAGGAAGTGAGGGCTTGCGACGCGGGTTTGGATGCACAGTCGGAATCGCATTGAAGTTATGGCGGATAGTTTCCACGGAACACCAACTCTCAGTGGGATCTAGAACATCATGTCTCCGCGGCGGAACTCACGTTTCGTGCTGAGAACCAGCCGTTGTATCCAGAACATACAATGACCCGTGAGCCCTGCACACCCTAATATGCTGAGTTAGCCTACTGTATTTATCTGCAGGATCAAACGGCAATCCTCACTGTCAAGTTTCGGTGAGTTTTCTGGAGGATCGGGAAACTCAAAGCGACAGGATGTGCCCCAGACGCCATCATCAGGTGCTTCCCCATGTGGCCTGATCGCAAGGTTAATCGCTTTTGCGGCAATCGGGATGATGACTTGGACCTTTGGGAATTTGCGATCGTGCCCTAGACTTCGAAATTCATTTGCATAGCGGCAGACACTCTAACCCAGCGTTCGGACCGGGAAGGTAGTGTCCGCGATTTTGTATAAACTCCGTTCCGCTTGTAATTGCCCGACGGTCGGGACGAGTTCCTGAGCGCCTCGGAAAGTATGTCTCTTCTTCTTCATTGACGGCCAGTCGACAACAAATCTGCCTAGAGCCTCTACAAATGCGTAAATCACCTATTTTCGGTCGCACAAAAGCGGCACACCGGTTGCAAGTGAAGATGGCAGGAGGAACCAGCAACAGTTAAAATAAAAGTTTGGGCGCACAAATGGCCGCTGATCCACCAATTCGCATCCTCAGTGTTGAAGACCATCCGGTGTTTAGCGAGGGGCTGTTCACAATCATCCGTTCGCAGCCCGACATGACACTCGTTGGACAAGCTACCACTGCGTCGGAAGCCATTGCGGAATTTCGCCTGCACTCCCCAGATATCACTTTGATGGATATTCGCCTCTCAGGTGGTGACGGCATCGAAGCCATGATCGCACTTCGTGGACAGTTCCCCCATGCTCGAATCATCATCCTTACCAATTCCGACAGCCAGGGCGACATCCAGCGCTCCTTGCGTGAGGGGGCTGCGGCGTACGTGCTGAAGTGCATGTCCAAGAATGAGCTGCTGCACATAATTCGGTCGGTTCATGCCGGCAAGCGGCACATTCCGTCAGAGGTGGCCATCAAGCTCGTTGAAAATCTGGATAGGGACAATTTAACCGTGCGAGAACTCGAAGTGCTGCACCTGATTCGCGATGGCTTTCGCAACAAGCAAATTGCGGATCGACTTTCTATTGCCGAATCGACGGTTAACTTTCATATCAAGAACCTCGTGGACAAGCTGGGAGCCAACGATCGGACCCACGCGGTGACGATTGCAATTCGTCGCGGACTGCTTTCTGTTTAGAAACCTGCAGAAAACTGCAGGGTAAAAACCAGTAGTTTTCGGGGTTCGGCGGAGGTCGGAGGCAGGGTAATCTAGAGCGTGCCAAGCTAGGATGATTCGCTTCGAGGTCGCGAGAGACCATGGGCCAATGTTCGCGCTTCTTATCTTCAGTTCAAATGCCGTCTAGAACTATGTGTGCGCCGGAGCTCCGAGTGATGCACACTTCGCGGTCCAGCAAGTTCATCCTGATTCAGGTCCTCTGCCTACTTTCGCCCTTCATTCTTTGCCCAGATTTTTCGTACGCCCTCGATCCCGCCAAGAAGATCTCTCAGTTCGGACACACAGCCTGGCGGCTTCAGGATGGCTACTTCAGCGGCACGCTTTATGCCGTAACGCAATCAACGGACGGATATCTCTGGTTCGGAACCGAAAACGGTTTGTGGCGTTTCGATGGGGTACGTTTCGTGCGGTGGAGTCCGCCGGCCGGAAAGTTGACGCTGACGACCGCTGTTTTCTCGCTGCTTGGTTCACGGGACGGCAGCTTGTGGATCGGAACGCCCGCGGGATTGATTCGGTGGAAAGATCAGGAATGGACTACTTACTCCGAAGCACCAGGAGTCGTCCGGGCAATTTTGGAGAGATCGAATGGAGAGATATGGTTTACTCGGGATGAGGTTTTCGAGCCTCAGGCAGGCATCTGCAGGGTAATTAGTAAGCAAACCCAATGTTACGGAAAACACGATGCATTCCCGTTCGCATCCCCCGAATCACTGGCAGAGGATCTGTCCGGAAACCTTTGGATCGGAACGGCGCAAGGAGTGGTTTGTTGGAAACCAGGCTCTTCAATCCCATACTTTCCGATAGGGCTTAAGGACAATCATGCCGAGGGCGTTACCTCGATAGTCCATGCTCCAGACGGTGTCTCATGGGTAGCAATGGCTGCGTCAGGGCATGGTCTCGGTTTACAGCAACTGATCCATGGATCGTGGAAGCCGTTCATCACGCCGCAGCTAGATGGCGAAACGTTGCAGGTCAGTGCATTGCTCCTAGATAGGCAGAAAAGCCTTTGGGTTGGGACATCGGAAAGAGGTCTCTTTCGGATTCATGGACGCCAGGTGGACCACTTTGGCAAATCGGATGGCCTCTCAAGTGACGACGTGGTGCCGGCGGGCCTATTCGAAGATCGGGAAGGCAATATCTGGGTTGTAACGCCACTGGGGCTTGAGTATTTCCACGAGATGCGCGTGACTACCTTCTCCAGCCGTGAAGGATTGTCAAGTGATGAGGTGGATGCGGTTCTGGCTTCTCGCGACGGAACGGTGTGGATGGGTGGGCCGAGGGCGTTGGTTTCGCTTCTTCACGGAAGCGCTTTCTCCGTTCGGCGGCGACGAAACTTGCGATGGAATCAGGTGACCGCCCTCCTCGAAGACCACTCAGGCCGGCTGTGGGTTGGAGTCGATAGTTCCTTGCTGGTTTTTCAGAGTGGAAACTTCCGGCAAGTCAGAAAACGCGATCGAAGGCCTGTTGGTTTTGTTGTCGGGATGACCGAAGACACCGAAGGAAACATTTGGGCGGAGACGATCGGACCGCCGAGAACCCTGCTTCGGGTTCGAGATTTCCAAGTGCAGGAGCAATTCCCAGCACCGACAATGCCTGCTGCTCGAAAGCTTGCCGCCGATCCGGACGCCGGTATCTGGTTAGGTTTGATCAGCGGTGATCTCGCACGTTATGCGCACGGCAAGCTGGATACATTCCCGTTCAAACAAAGCATTTCGCCAGACGTGTCTTCATTCGTCAAAGATCTTCTGGTGAAGTCTGATGGAACCATCATGGGGGCAACTGCTTTTGGGGTAATAGCGTGGAAAGATGGCAAGCAGCAAGAGCTTACCGTACGCAATGGCCTTCCATGTGACTATATCCATACACTTATCGCGGACAATCGGGATGCTCTTTGGCTTTATGGACAATGTGGGTTGCTGAAGATAGCCAACTCGGAACTTCAAAGGTGGTTGAAGCAACCTGACACCGTTGTAAACGTGAAGGTGTTTGATGCTTTCGATGGAGCTCAACCGGGACCTGTTCCATTTAACGGAGCCGCGAAATCGCCGGACGGAAGGCTCTGGTTTGCCAATGGCTCTTCGCTGCAAATGATTGATCCGGATCACGTCGCGCAGAATTCCCTGCCGCCGCCTGTACACATCGAAGAAATTGTTGCCGATCATCAGCGATACTCGATTGCAAATGTCTCTTTGCCCCCTTTCACGCGGGATATAGAAATCGCGTACACCGCGCTAAGCTTTACAACACCGCAAAAGGTTAGATTTCGTTACAAGCTTGAAGGGCACGATTCGGGTTGGCAGGATGCCGGCACGCGGCGGCAGGCTTTCTATAGCGATCTGCCGCCCGGCGACTATCGCTTTCGCGTTATGGCTTGTAACAATGATGGCTTCTGGAATGAGGCCGGAGCCGCTGTTGACTTCCGCCTCCTGCCCGCCTGGTTTCAGACCCGCTGGTTCCGAAGCTCTGCTGCCATCGCCGCCATCCTCTTCATTTGGATCATTCATCGCATTCGAGTGCAGCAGGTTACTCTGGCCGCCAGCATAAGATCAGACGAGCGCCTCGCCGAGCGGACCCGGATGGCACGAGAGTTGCATGACACCTTTATCCAGACCCTCCAGGGAAGCAAAATGGTCGTGGATGATGCTTTAGAAAAACCGTCCGATCCGGAAAGCATGCATCACGCACTGAGTCGCTTGGCGGTCTGGCTTGATCTGGCGACACAGGAAGCACGGGCGGCGCTCAATTCTCTGCGCGAATCTACAAGCGAGCGCATTAGCCTTCGGGATGCATTTCAGCACATTGTTGACGGCGATACTATTCCCAGCTCAATGGCCGCATCTCTCTCGGTTGTGGGCGATGTTCGGAAAATACATCCCATCGTTCGCGATGAAGTTTATCGGGTTGGCTATGAAGCAATTCAAAATGCGTCACGACATTCGCGCGCAACTCGTTTGGATATCGAGTTGCGCTATGGCCGCGACCTGACGCTGCGGGTGAGCGACAACGGAGTCGGCATAGATCCGTTTGTCCTCGAAAAAGGAAGAGAAGGCCACTTCGGGCTAAAAGGAATGCGCGAGCGCTCGGGACGCATTGGTGGAACGCTAACTCTCGTTAGCACTGCCACATCTGGCACAGTAATCACCCTCGTCGTTCCAGAATGGCTTAGAGATCGCTCGTCGCGAAGCCCGCTGACCCGGGCACTTCAGGCACTTCGCGAGGTTTTTGGGAGCCGATCAAATCCTTGACTACGGCCATACTGCGCTCGCTGCGCGGCTCTTCTCTCCGCGCTTCGAAATAGAACATGGCCGCGAAACGAATGACTCACAGACCGTTTGTTTCGATTGCGGCCGTTCTGAAACGCTCCCAGTCAGCTAATAGGCTTCGAAACCGTCTCTCCTGCCCATCTTCGGTTTCTTCCAATCCATGCCGCAAGGATGCTACGGGGGCGGTCAGGCGAAGGCAACAGGTGGTGCGAACCGGCCGCCACCGAATGATCCGCTCCCGCGATCGATCTCCAAAAAGAACACCACTATGTCGTTTGGGTCGATGCCTGCTTCGCCAAGTTTCTCGACCAGAGCGGCAACAAGACCTTTTTTCCTATTGGTGTCAGTACCTGAAGATACCAGCACTTCAATCATCAACATCTGGTCGGTGCGCGGCTTGGGCAGTGCGGGAGAACCTTGCCGATGCCGTTCTTCTCCGCCTCAGCGTGTGCTTTCGCCGCTTCGGCGAGCGGGAGTGTGCGATCGACAGGAATTGTGAACTTTCCGTTTGCGATGTCTTCTGCGAGCAAGCGCATGCTCACTGCGTCAGGATGGGAGCCGAATGCCTCCACATTTGCGGCAGGGTGAAGTTTGGCATTTGGGGGAGGGCCTACGACGGAGGCGTAAATTCCGCCCGGCTTGACTTTCGCCATAAGCGCGTCGCCGACCTCGCCACCAATCGTATCCGCGACGACCTCGACGGAGCCTAGAGAGTTCATCTCCTGGCGGCTATCGAGGGCGAGAAGGGTATCGGCCCCGAGTTCCTCTGCCGCCTTCTTCTGTGAGCCGCGGACGCCGGCGATGACGTGCGCACCGAGTTTCTTCGCGACCCACCTACGATTCCGACTTGAATCTGTTTCTGAGTCATTGCTAAATCTCCCATATTTCAAATTGATGGAATTACCTCAAGGTTCTCCCTCAAGACGATTTGCCAAATGCAGGGCAAGCATATGAACCGGTCACAATAGTTCATCCGACGCGCCTCTCAATGTCGCCCGGATCGAGACCGGCAGCTTTCCGAGTTGGCCGCACGGTGCCAAGCGTATGCGTCATCGAGTGTTTCGCCGAACATCGCTTAACGTGATTGCAGGGAATACAGCGCAAGAACTGCTTAATGAGCAGGACCGCGACCGACACGACGAACAAAGTGACTAGTGCCTCGATCAGACACAAGCCGTACCACAGCTGTTCCACG is a genomic window of Acidicapsa acidisoli containing:
- a CDS encoding zinc-binding dehydrogenase encodes the protein MKYGRFSNDSETDSSRNRRWVAKKLGAHVIAGVRGSQKKAAEELGADTLLALDSRQEMNSLGSVEVVADTIGGEVGDALMAKVKPGGIYASVVGPPPNAKLHPAANVEAFGSHPDAVSMRLLAEDIANGKFTIPVDRTLPLAEAAKAHAEAEKNGIGKVLPHCPSRAPTRC
- a CDS encoding ligand-binding sensor domain-containing protein, producing MHTSRSSKFILIQVLCLLSPFILCPDFSYALDPAKKISQFGHTAWRLQDGYFSGTLYAVTQSTDGYLWFGTENGLWRFDGVRFVRWSPPAGKLTLTTAVFSLLGSRDGSLWIGTPAGLIRWKDQEWTTYSEAPGVVRAILERSNGEIWFTRDEVFEPQAGICRVISKQTQCYGKHDAFPFASPESLAEDLSGNLWIGTAQGVVCWKPGSSIPYFPIGLKDNHAEGVTSIVHAPDGVSWVAMAASGHGLGLQQLIHGSWKPFITPQLDGETLQVSALLLDRQKSLWVGTSERGLFRIHGRQVDHFGKSDGLSSDDVVPAGLFEDREGNIWVVTPLGLEYFHEMRVTTFSSREGLSSDEVDAVLASRDGTVWMGGPRALVSLLHGSAFSVRRRRNLRWNQVTALLEDHSGRLWVGVDSSLLVFQSGNFRQVRKRDRRPVGFVVGMTEDTEGNIWAETIGPPRTLLRVRDFQVQEQFPAPTMPAARKLAADPDAGIWLGLISGDLARYAHGKLDTFPFKQSISPDVSSFVKDLLVKSDGTIMGATAFGVIAWKDGKQQELTVRNGLPCDYIHTLIADNRDALWLYGQCGLLKIANSELQRWLKQPDTVVNVKVFDAFDGAQPGPVPFNGAAKSPDGRLWFANGSSLQMIDPDHVAQNSLPPPVHIEEIVADHQRYSIANVSLPPFTRDIEIAYTALSFTTPQKVRFRYKLEGHDSGWQDAGTRRQAFYSDLPPGDYRFRVMACNNDGFWNEAGAAVDFRLLPAWFQTRWFRSSAAIAAILFIWIIHRIRVQQVTLAASIRSDERLAERTRMARELHDTFIQTLQGSKMVVDDALEKPSDPESMHHALSRLAVWLDLATQEARAALNSLRESTSERISLRDAFQHIVDGDTIPSSMAASLSVVGDVRKIHPIVRDEVYRVGYEAIQNASRHSRATRLDIELRYGRDLTLRVSDNGVGIDPFVLEKGREGHFGLKGMRERSGRIGGTLTLVSTATSGTVITLVVPEWLRDRSSRSPLTRALQALREVFGSRSNP
- a CDS encoding tautomerase family protein; the protein is MIEVLVSSGTDTNRKKGLVAALVEKLGEAGIDPNDIVVFFLEIDRGSGSFGGGRFAPPVAFA